A region of the Bacteroidales bacterium genome:
TATAAACCTTTCAACGAATTGCTTGCCGGATCGTTCTGCCCATCCGATTCATCAGATCTTATAGTCATTAGTGAGGAAGCATTGAGTTCGCACTTTAAGATCCGGCTGCTGAAAGATGGAAATGACAATACATTGACCCGAGCCGACTCGCTCCGTGGCGTCAGATTCATGCAAGCTGATTCCCTGATCGGAAAAAACATAAGCCTGGTTTCCATGTCCCTGAACCAGGCAAAAGTATCATCTGCGCTATTTAGTGTGATGCGTAACCAACCGCTGCTCCCATTTGATGAAACAATTACCGAACTCAAGGTGGGTGGCATACTTAAGCGCAAAGAGCAGTTTGCTTCAAACATGTTCAGCGGCAGCATGATCATTCCAGTTCGAACCGCTGAAAACATTCCACGACTTGGTTTTACGAGCGTTTGGGACTTGCTTGATGCCAGTAAAAAGGAAGGCACCTATGGCTCAATCCACGTCAGGCTTGAAGACATGAAACACATGGTAAGTGTAAAATCAAAACTCGAAGAAATGGAAGTGGGGGTATTTACAATTGCCGATCAGCTTCAGGAAATCAAACGTGCCTTTCTGATCATTAATTCGGCCCTGGGGGCCATTGGCGCGATTGCACTTATTGTTGCAGGGCTTGGCATCATCAACACTATGGTGATGTCAATTCTTGAGCGCACCCGTGAGATTGGGATCATTAAGGCCATTGGTGGAAGCGAGCAGGAAATAAGGATGATATTTTTTGTGGAAGCTTCAGTAATTGGCATTACAGGCGCTGCTGCAGGCCTGGTGCTGGGTTGGATCGTCACCCGCATCGCCAATCTGGTGATGAATGCCCAATTGATCCCCGAAGGTGTTGAACCTGTGAACCTGTTTTATTTCCCGCTCTGGCTCATTGCTGGTGCAATTGCTTTCTCGGTTCTGATCAGCCTGGCAGCCGCATTATACCCCGCATCGCGCGCTGCCCGTATTGACCCGGTGAGGGCGCTGAGGCACGATTGAATCTTCCATACGGACCTGTCAGCGTTCGCAGAACCTGACAGCGTCCAAATAAAAAAGAGCCGCTCCTTTCGGAACGACTCCAAACCACATTATTAACCAACCTTATAAAAACTATCTTTTAGATTACACCCTGGTCAATCATGGCGTTGGCAACTTTCATGAAGCCGGCTATATTTGCGCCTTTCACGTAGTTAACAAAACCATCGGGTTCACTGCCATACTTCACACATGAAGCATGGATATTGATCATAATTTCATGTAAGCGTTTTTCAACTTCTTCGGCAGTCCAGCTTAATTTCATTGCGTTCTGGCTCTGCTCAAGTCCTGAAGTACCTACGCCACCGGCATTTGCAGCTTTTCCGGGCCCAAAGAGTATTTTATTTTCAAGGAAAAATTCAACCGCTTCAGGTGTACTTGGCATATTGGCACCTTCTGAAACGGCAATCA
Encoded here:
- a CDS encoding ABC transporter permease, which produces MNLNDMVMLGFSNLWRTKLRTLLTILGVVIGIGALTSMVSFGTGMQKNITDAFASNDLFTSITVTPRQVDFEKLAAGDTGQMAEALKDEEKPLTDSVLQAIKGISGVALAYPNLEFPARVKFMGDSASFTISAMPAALSQYKPFNELLAGSFCPSDSSDLIVISEEALSSHFKIRLLKDGNDNTLTRADSLRGVRFMQADSLIGKNISLVSMSLNQAKVSSALFSVMRNQPLLPFDETITELKVGGILKRKEQFASNMFSGSMIIPVRTAENIPRLGFTSVWDLLDASKKEGTYGSIHVRLEDMKHMVSVKSKLEEMEVGVFTIADQLQEIKRAFLIINSALGAIGAIALIVAGLGIINTMVMSILERTREIGIIKAIGGSEQEIRMIFFVEASVIGITGAAAGLVLGWIVTRIANLVMNAQLIPEGVEPVNLFYFPLWLIAGAIAFSVLISLAAALYPASRAARIDPVRALRHD